A section of the Labrus mixtus chromosome 15, fLabMix1.1, whole genome shotgun sequence genome encodes:
- the LOC132989746 gene encoding 6-phosphofructo-2-kinase/fructose-2,6-bisphosphatase 2-like isoform X1, translating to MAARQQKPAAAAEGSAEAKRTDLRANEKKCSWASYMTNSPTVIVMIGLPARGKTYMSKKLTRYLNWIGVPTKVFNLGVYRREAVKSYKSYDFFRHDNKEAMEIRKQCALVALQDVKAYLNEEGGQIAVFDATNTTRERRELILNFAKDNAYKVFFVESVCDDPEVIATNILDVKVSSPDYPERDRESVMEDFLKRIECYKVTYQPLDPDEHDKNLSFIQVINVGRSFLVNRVQDYIQSKIVYYLMNIHVHSHSIYLCRHGESHHNMEARIGGDSELSERGKQFAAALKGFVEEHRLSDLKVWTSQLRRTIQTAEELGVPYEQWKILNEIDAGVCEDMTYKMIEETYPEEFAMRDQDKYHYRYPGGESYQDLVQRLEPVIMELERQGNVLVICHQAVMRCLLAYFLDKSADDLPYLKCPLHTVLKLTPVAYGCKVDMFDLEVEAVNTHRDRPLLSGTTYPVSLKSPDTRCIKVNNKVRADAVPTAFLRRNSFTPLSSQDQIKRPRLYSDGNPQPARTSQAPNLPNMQFSEASEGAELLQSEDSLNGFRAADTDDCVRS from the exons ATGGCCGCTCGACAGCAAAAACCCGCGGCTGCTGCAGAGGGCTCGGCAGAGGCCAAACGGACTGACCTCAGGGCCAACGAGAAGAAGTGCT CATGGGCCTCCTACATGACCAATTCTCCAACTGTGATTGTGATGATTGGGTTGCCTGCTAGGGGGAAAACCTACATGTCCAAGAAGCTGACCCGCTACCTCAACTGGATCGGAGTGCCGACTAAAG TGTTTAACCTCGGAGTCTATAGGCGAGAAGCGGTGAAGTCATACAAGTCCTATGACTTCTTCAGACATGACAATAAAGAAGCCATGGAGATAAGAAA GCAGTGTGCTCTGGTGGCACTTCAGGACGTCAAGGCCTATCTGAATGAAGAAGGAGGCCAGATTGCT GTTTTCGATGCCACTAACACcaccagagagaggagggaactCATCCTTAACTTTGCGAAAGATAATGCTTACAAG gtgttttttgttgaatcgGTTTGTGACGACCCTGAGGTCATCGCTACGAATATTCTG GATGTGAAGGTGTCGAGCCCAGATTACCCTGAGCGCGACAGAGAAAGTGTCATGGAGGATTTTCTGAAGAGAATAGAGTGTTATAAAGTGACATACCAACCTTTAGATCCGGATGAACATGACAA GAACCTTTCCTTCATCCAGGTCATCAATGTGGGTCGTAGTTTCTTGGTCAACAGGGTGCAGGATTACATCCAGAGTAAAATAGTGTACTACCTCATGAACATCCACGTCCACTCCCACTCCATCTACCTCTGTCGCCACGGAGAGAGCCATCACAACATGGAGGCTCGCATCGGGGGAGACTCTGAACtgtcagagagagggaaacag TTTGCGGCAGCTCTGAAGGGTTTCGTGGAGGAGCACCGTCTGTCCGACCTGAAAGTTTGGACGAGTCAGCTGAGACGCACCAtccagacagcagaggagctcGGAGTCCCCTACGAGCAGTGGAAGATCCTCAATGAAATAGATGCT GGAGTGTGTGAAGATATGACGTATAAGATGATTGAGGAAACGTACCCAGAAGAGTTTGCCATGAGGGACCAGGACAAGTATCACTACCGCTACCCTGGAGGAGAG TCCTACCAGGACCTGGTTCAGCGTCTGGAGCCAGTTATCATGGAGCTGGAGCGGCAGGGAAACGTCTTGGTCATCTGTCATCAGGCTGTCATGCGGTGCCTGCTCGCCTATTTCCTGGATAAGAGTGCCG aTGATCTACCTTATTTGAAGTGTCCTCTGCACACCGTCCTAAAACTCACCCCTGTGGCGTATG GCTGTAAAGTGGACATGTTTGACCTGGAGGTGGAGGCTGTCAACACTCACAGGGACAGACCATTA CTTTCAGGAACAACATATCCAGTCTCCCTTAAAAGTCCAGACACCagatgcatcaaagtcaat AATAAAGTCAGAGCAGATGCTGTGCCGACAGCTTTCCTCCGGCGCAACAGCTTCACCCCGCTTTCCAGTCAAGACCAGATTAAACGACCCCGCCTGTACAGCGATGGCAACCCTCAGCCGGCCCGTACATCCCAGGCCCCCAATTTACCCAACATGCAATTTTCTGAGGCATCTGAGGGGGCAGAGCTGCTACAAAGCGAG GACTCGTTGAATGGTTTCAGGGCAGCAGACACAGACGACTGTGTTCGcagttaa
- the LOC132989746 gene encoding 6-phosphofructo-2-kinase/fructose-2,6-bisphosphatase 2-like isoform X2 has protein sequence MAARQQKPAAAAEGSAEAKRTDLRANEKKCSWASYMTNSPTVIVMIGLPARGKTYMSKKLTRYLNWIGVPTKVFNLGVYRREAVKSYKSYDFFRHDNKEAMEIRKQCALVALQDVKAYLNEEGGQIAVFDATNTTRERRELILNFAKDNAYKVFFVESVCDDPEVIATNILDVKVSSPDYPERDRESVMEDFLKRIECYKVTYQPLDPDEHDKNLSFIQVINVGRSFLVNRVQDYIQSKIVYYLMNIHVHSHSIYLCRHGESHHNMEARIGGDSELSERGKQFAAALKGFVEEHRLSDLKVWTSQLRRTIQTAEELGVPYEQWKILNEIDAGVCEDMTYKMIEETYPEEFAMRDQDKYHYRYPGGESYQDLVQRLEPVIMELERQGNVLVICHQAVMRCLLAYFLDKSADDLPYLKCPLHTVLKLTPVAYGCKVDMFDLEVEAVNTHRDRPLNKVRADAVPTAFLRRNSFTPLSSQDQIKRPRLYSDGNPQPARTSQAPNLPNMQFSEASEGAELLQSEDSLNGFRAADTDDCVRS, from the exons ATGGCCGCTCGACAGCAAAAACCCGCGGCTGCTGCAGAGGGCTCGGCAGAGGCCAAACGGACTGACCTCAGGGCCAACGAGAAGAAGTGCT CATGGGCCTCCTACATGACCAATTCTCCAACTGTGATTGTGATGATTGGGTTGCCTGCTAGGGGGAAAACCTACATGTCCAAGAAGCTGACCCGCTACCTCAACTGGATCGGAGTGCCGACTAAAG TGTTTAACCTCGGAGTCTATAGGCGAGAAGCGGTGAAGTCATACAAGTCCTATGACTTCTTCAGACATGACAATAAAGAAGCCATGGAGATAAGAAA GCAGTGTGCTCTGGTGGCACTTCAGGACGTCAAGGCCTATCTGAATGAAGAAGGAGGCCAGATTGCT GTTTTCGATGCCACTAACACcaccagagagaggagggaactCATCCTTAACTTTGCGAAAGATAATGCTTACAAG gtgttttttgttgaatcgGTTTGTGACGACCCTGAGGTCATCGCTACGAATATTCTG GATGTGAAGGTGTCGAGCCCAGATTACCCTGAGCGCGACAGAGAAAGTGTCATGGAGGATTTTCTGAAGAGAATAGAGTGTTATAAAGTGACATACCAACCTTTAGATCCGGATGAACATGACAA GAACCTTTCCTTCATCCAGGTCATCAATGTGGGTCGTAGTTTCTTGGTCAACAGGGTGCAGGATTACATCCAGAGTAAAATAGTGTACTACCTCATGAACATCCACGTCCACTCCCACTCCATCTACCTCTGTCGCCACGGAGAGAGCCATCACAACATGGAGGCTCGCATCGGGGGAGACTCTGAACtgtcagagagagggaaacag TTTGCGGCAGCTCTGAAGGGTTTCGTGGAGGAGCACCGTCTGTCCGACCTGAAAGTTTGGACGAGTCAGCTGAGACGCACCAtccagacagcagaggagctcGGAGTCCCCTACGAGCAGTGGAAGATCCTCAATGAAATAGATGCT GGAGTGTGTGAAGATATGACGTATAAGATGATTGAGGAAACGTACCCAGAAGAGTTTGCCATGAGGGACCAGGACAAGTATCACTACCGCTACCCTGGAGGAGAG TCCTACCAGGACCTGGTTCAGCGTCTGGAGCCAGTTATCATGGAGCTGGAGCGGCAGGGAAACGTCTTGGTCATCTGTCATCAGGCTGTCATGCGGTGCCTGCTCGCCTATTTCCTGGATAAGAGTGCCG aTGATCTACCTTATTTGAAGTGTCCTCTGCACACCGTCCTAAAACTCACCCCTGTGGCGTATG GCTGTAAAGTGGACATGTTTGACCTGGAGGTGGAGGCTGTCAACACTCACAGGGACAGACCATTA AATAAAGTCAGAGCAGATGCTGTGCCGACAGCTTTCCTCCGGCGCAACAGCTTCACCCCGCTTTCCAGTCAAGACCAGATTAAACGACCCCGCCTGTACAGCGATGGCAACCCTCAGCCGGCCCGTACATCCCAGGCCCCCAATTTACCCAACATGCAATTTTCTGAGGCATCTGAGGGGGCAGAGCTGCTACAAAGCGAG GACTCGTTGAATGGTTTCAGGGCAGCAGACACAGACGACTGTGTTCGcagttaa
- the LOC132989746 gene encoding 6-phosphofructo-2-kinase/fructose-2,6-bisphosphatase 2-like isoform X3, which translates to MSKKLTRYLNWIGVPTKVFNLGVYRREAVKSYKSYDFFRHDNKEAMEIRKQCALVALQDVKAYLNEEGGQIAVFDATNTTRERRELILNFAKDNAYKVFFVESVCDDPEVIATNILDVKVSSPDYPERDRESVMEDFLKRIECYKVTYQPLDPDEHDKNLSFIQVINVGRSFLVNRVQDYIQSKIVYYLMNIHVHSHSIYLCRHGESHHNMEARIGGDSELSERGKQFAAALKGFVEEHRLSDLKVWTSQLRRTIQTAEELGVPYEQWKILNEIDAGVCEDMTYKMIEETYPEEFAMRDQDKYHYRYPGGESYQDLVQRLEPVIMELERQGNVLVICHQAVMRCLLAYFLDKSADDLPYLKCPLHTVLKLTPVAYGCKVDMFDLEVEAVNTHRDRPLLSGTTYPVSLKSPDTRCIKVNNKVRADAVPTAFLRRNSFTPLSSQDQIKRPRLYSDGNPQPARTSQAPNLPNMQFSEASEGAELLQSEDSLNGFRAADTDDCVRS; encoded by the exons ATGTCCAAGAAGCTGACCCGCTACCTCAACTGGATCGGAGTGCCGACTAAAG TGTTTAACCTCGGAGTCTATAGGCGAGAAGCGGTGAAGTCATACAAGTCCTATGACTTCTTCAGACATGACAATAAAGAAGCCATGGAGATAAGAAA GCAGTGTGCTCTGGTGGCACTTCAGGACGTCAAGGCCTATCTGAATGAAGAAGGAGGCCAGATTGCT GTTTTCGATGCCACTAACACcaccagagagaggagggaactCATCCTTAACTTTGCGAAAGATAATGCTTACAAG gtgttttttgttgaatcgGTTTGTGACGACCCTGAGGTCATCGCTACGAATATTCTG GATGTGAAGGTGTCGAGCCCAGATTACCCTGAGCGCGACAGAGAAAGTGTCATGGAGGATTTTCTGAAGAGAATAGAGTGTTATAAAGTGACATACCAACCTTTAGATCCGGATGAACATGACAA GAACCTTTCCTTCATCCAGGTCATCAATGTGGGTCGTAGTTTCTTGGTCAACAGGGTGCAGGATTACATCCAGAGTAAAATAGTGTACTACCTCATGAACATCCACGTCCACTCCCACTCCATCTACCTCTGTCGCCACGGAGAGAGCCATCACAACATGGAGGCTCGCATCGGGGGAGACTCTGAACtgtcagagagagggaaacag TTTGCGGCAGCTCTGAAGGGTTTCGTGGAGGAGCACCGTCTGTCCGACCTGAAAGTTTGGACGAGTCAGCTGAGACGCACCAtccagacagcagaggagctcGGAGTCCCCTACGAGCAGTGGAAGATCCTCAATGAAATAGATGCT GGAGTGTGTGAAGATATGACGTATAAGATGATTGAGGAAACGTACCCAGAAGAGTTTGCCATGAGGGACCAGGACAAGTATCACTACCGCTACCCTGGAGGAGAG TCCTACCAGGACCTGGTTCAGCGTCTGGAGCCAGTTATCATGGAGCTGGAGCGGCAGGGAAACGTCTTGGTCATCTGTCATCAGGCTGTCATGCGGTGCCTGCTCGCCTATTTCCTGGATAAGAGTGCCG aTGATCTACCTTATTTGAAGTGTCCTCTGCACACCGTCCTAAAACTCACCCCTGTGGCGTATG GCTGTAAAGTGGACATGTTTGACCTGGAGGTGGAGGCTGTCAACACTCACAGGGACAGACCATTA CTTTCAGGAACAACATATCCAGTCTCCCTTAAAAGTCCAGACACCagatgcatcaaagtcaat AATAAAGTCAGAGCAGATGCTGTGCCGACAGCTTTCCTCCGGCGCAACAGCTTCACCCCGCTTTCCAGTCAAGACCAGATTAAACGACCCCGCCTGTACAGCGATGGCAACCCTCAGCCGGCCCGTACATCCCAGGCCCCCAATTTACCCAACATGCAATTTTCTGAGGCATCTGAGGGGGCAGAGCTGCTACAAAGCGAG GACTCGTTGAATGGTTTCAGGGCAGCAGACACAGACGACTGTGTTCGcagttaa